The following coding sequences are from one Leptospira mayottensis 200901116 window:
- a CDS encoding bifunctional riboflavin kinase/FAD synthetase, with protein sequence MITISTIEQAGKIIHSPCVVTLGNFDGIHLGHQALLDRVLQVSQKTGLASCVVTYDPNPAIVLGKKPEMKNLMTLADKEKWIRQKGIDFLAVLSFNKELAEMSAESFLEEILLKQLKARNIIIGFNHCFGKERRGNYELLKKYAKNLKYSVEKMDPVFLKEIKLSSSYVRRLLSEGNVKEAACCLNRFYSVSGIVVGGHKRGRKIGFPTANVQPNAEILLPGIGVYAGFTTVAGIEYSSMINIGRNPTFGENAVTLESNIFDFQKNIYDEEIKIAFAEKIRNEIKFSSVESLTVQLKQDEISARNILKTTIKEKSSRP encoded by the coding sequence TTGATCACAATCTCTACAATTGAACAAGCCGGAAAAATAATTCATTCTCCCTGCGTCGTTACCTTGGGAAACTTTGACGGAATCCATCTGGGACATCAAGCCCTCTTAGATCGGGTTTTGCAGGTTTCTCAAAAAACCGGACTCGCTTCCTGCGTTGTTACCTACGATCCAAATCCTGCTATTGTACTCGGAAAAAAACCCGAAATGAAAAATCTCATGACTCTTGCCGACAAAGAAAAATGGATCCGCCAAAAAGGAATCGATTTTTTAGCCGTACTTTCGTTTAACAAAGAATTGGCGGAAATGAGCGCGGAATCGTTTTTAGAGGAAATTCTCCTCAAACAATTAAAAGCCAGAAACATCATCATTGGTTTCAATCATTGTTTCGGAAAAGAAAGAAGAGGCAATTACGAACTCCTGAAAAAATATGCAAAAAATCTAAAGTACTCGGTAGAAAAAATGGATCCGGTATTTTTAAAAGAGATCAAACTTTCCAGTTCGTATGTGAGAAGGCTGCTCTCCGAAGGCAACGTAAAAGAAGCAGCATGTTGTCTGAATCGCTTCTATTCCGTTTCTGGAATTGTGGTCGGAGGACACAAACGAGGAAGAAAAATCGGATTTCCGACTGCAAACGTCCAACCGAACGCAGAAATCCTCCTTCCCGGCATCGGAGTTTACGCTGGATTTACCACCGTGGCAGGAATCGAATATTCCTCCATGATTAACATCGGCCGCAATCCCACCTTCGGAGAGAACGCGGTAACTTTGGAATCCAACATATTCGACTTTCAAAAAAATATTTACGATGAAGAGATAAAAATCGCGTTCGCGGAAAAAATTCGAAACGAGATTAAATTTTCTAGCGTCGAAAGCCTGACCGTTCAACTCAAACAAGACGAGATTTCCGCAAGAAACATCCTTAAAACAACAATCAAAGAAAAATCATCCCGTCCTTAA
- a CDS encoding type I phosphomannose isomerase catalytic subunit, which translates to MQKVIRFHPIYKERIWGGRKLGNFSGRKIPGGNIGESWEISDYGNDVSVISNGPLVGKDFRTAYRKNTDSILGKPFRGKSFPLLIKIIDAKEKLSVQVHPDDLYAEKYDPQSAGKKEAWIVLQAEPGAKLICDFSNATSREEFEILVEQNRAEEILRQISVKEGDSFLLNPGKIHAIGAGILLMEVQQSSDSTYRVYDYGRPRELHLDKALDVLDYSGRFEEVVMKPSPKFWDEGERFRLTANDKFLMETLEVTGNGKIFRIPDVYEESVFQILAVLRGRIDVEGETLSQGDTLFLTASGLKEGIFATNTSDLTKLSIFGPGSDWAIYKD; encoded by the coding sequence ATGCAGAAGGTGATCCGTTTTCATCCGATTTATAAGGAAAGGATTTGGGGCGGTAGAAAACTCGGGAATTTTTCGGGAAGAAAAATCCCAGGAGGGAACATCGGAGAATCCTGGGAAATTTCGGATTATGGAAACGACGTATCCGTGATTAGTAACGGCCCTCTCGTTGGAAAAGACTTTCGGACCGCATATCGGAAAAACACGGATTCGATTTTGGGAAAGCCGTTTCGGGGGAAATCTTTCCCGCTTTTGATCAAGATCATAGATGCAAAGGAAAAACTTTCCGTTCAAGTGCATCCGGACGATTTGTACGCAGAAAAATACGATCCGCAAAGTGCGGGAAAAAAGGAAGCCTGGATTGTTCTACAAGCGGAACCCGGTGCTAAACTTATATGCGATTTTTCTAATGCAACAAGCAGGGAGGAATTCGAAATCCTCGTGGAACAAAATCGTGCCGAGGAGATCTTAAGACAAATTTCAGTGAAGGAAGGTGATTCTTTTCTTTTAAATCCGGGAAAAATCCATGCAATCGGTGCGGGAATTCTTTTAATGGAAGTACAACAATCTTCGGATTCCACTTACAGAGTCTACGATTACGGAAGGCCGAGAGAACTTCATCTCGATAAAGCCCTTGACGTTTTGGATTATTCGGGACGTTTCGAGGAAGTTGTGATGAAACCTTCGCCTAAATTCTGGGATGAAGGCGAAAGGTTTCGTCTAACGGCAAACGATAAGTTTTTGATGGAAACTTTGGAGGTTACCGGAAACGGAAAAATATTTCGAATTCCAGATGTTTACGAGGAATCCGTATTTCAGATTTTGGCCGTTCTACGGGGAAGGATCGATGTGGAGGGGGAAACACTTTCTCAAGGTGATACTTTATTCCTGACCGCGTCTGGTTTGAAAGAAGGAATTTTTGCGACCAATACAAGCGATCTAACGAAACTTTCCATCTTCGGTCCGGGTTCGGACTGGGCGATTTACAAAGATTAG
- a CDS encoding STAS domain-containing protein: MEINHRKSGETNIVSLSGSLDIYTSIDLKTFFESSINKDNKNVVVNLEKLNYIDSSGIGMLIKQLNYVQDLNGSFFIANMKPAIEKVFKVAGLTSYFKTMSPTEFSSNYP, encoded by the coding sequence ATGGAAATCAATCACAGAAAGTCGGGAGAAACAAACATCGTGAGTCTTTCAGGCAGTCTCGACATCTATACCTCAATTGATCTCAAAACATTCTTCGAAAGTAGCATCAACAAAGATAACAAAAACGTAGTCGTAAATCTTGAAAAGCTTAATTACATTGATTCATCCGGAATCGGAATGTTAATCAAACAATTGAACTACGTGCAAGATCTTAACGGATCTTTTTTTATCGCAAACATGAAACCGGCGATCGAAAAAGTCTTTAAAGTCGCCGGTTTAACTTCTTACTTCAAGACCATGAGCCCCACCGAATTCAGTTCCAATTATCCTTAA
- a CDS encoding DUF1292 domain-containing protein — protein MNDLFQDEGHEEQTRETVQLLDEDGSPHSFIVVEALEIGENQYLLLTPILEEDLSLINLDVSFLKGEDNSGYFAVRLETDEYGEDLLIEVRDKRELEDILSELDADIV, from the coding sequence ATGAACGATCTTTTTCAAGACGAAGGACACGAGGAACAAACTCGGGAAACCGTTCAACTTTTGGACGAGGATGGAAGTCCTCATTCTTTTATCGTCGTGGAAGCTTTGGAGATCGGTGAAAATCAATATCTCCTTTTGACTCCGATTCTGGAAGAGGACCTGAGTTTGATCAATTTAGACGTAAGTTTTTTAAAAGGAGAAGATAACTCGGGTTATTTTGCCGTTCGGCTCGAAACGGATGAATACGGAGAAGATCTTCTGATAGAGGTTCGGGATAAAAGAGAACTCGAAGATATTCTCTCCGAGCTTGATGCGGATATTGTTTGA
- a CDS encoding J domain-containing protein: MNDSGSKADFPDHYKNLGLSPLASIERVKSRYRELAKIFHPDNRETGSSDLFQKFAHSYQILTHPIRRKEYDLWYLSRHPEILFRFKSSLEGGNDPTKIKRIPNTRILYAGQAVELAKKGLLRAGMRNRDRRKYSGIYYDIKILLTPEELNFPLSAKIPLVVRVLCPDCRGSNVFCDSCGGKGTYKSFRNLNLEAEAGKLLPGKVYELDLAKLKPEGFVHFKKNRLKVKIELLEGVKK; this comes from the coding sequence ATGAATGATTCGGGATCTAAAGCCGACTTCCCGGATCATTATAAAAATCTGGGCCTTTCTCCGCTCGCATCTATTGAAAGAGTAAAGTCACGTTATCGAGAGTTGGCCAAGATTTTCCATCCAGACAACCGAGAAACTGGATCTTCCGATCTCTTTCAAAAATTCGCTCACTCTTACCAGATCCTCACACATCCGATTCGAAGAAAAGAATACGATCTTTGGTATCTTTCCAGGCATCCCGAGATTCTCTTTCGGTTTAAATCTTCTCTGGAAGGGGGAAACGACCCGACAAAAATCAAACGGATACCGAATACTAGAATTTTATACGCAGGGCAAGCGGTGGAATTGGCTAAAAAAGGGTTACTTCGGGCGGGAATGAGAAACCGAGATAGAAGGAAGTATTCCGGAATATATTACGATATTAAAATTCTCTTAACTCCTGAAGAATTAAACTTTCCTCTTTCTGCGAAAATTCCTTTGGTAGTGCGTGTTCTTTGTCCGGATTGCAGAGGCTCTAACGTATTTTGCGATTCCTGCGGCGGAAAAGGTACATATAAAAGTTTTCGAAATCTCAACTTAGAAGCGGAAGCCGGTAAACTGCTTCCCGGAAAGGTCTACGAGTTGGATCTTGCTAAACTGAAACCCGAAGGATTCGTCCATTTTAAAAAGAATCGTCTCAAAGTAAAAATTGAACTCCTAGAAGGAGTGAAAAAATAG
- a CDS encoding SPOR domain-containing protein, giving the protein MKEKIFYVINLDNKRILILSTFLIGLLFSFFFLGVSVGKKRAGDSNEESLTLNEFKNQKIQDSIPFSEPGQIPSEGNNVVASAEIPEANVNSPSNANSQESVTFKNIPPATEVVEFKKPGVISTNVEKENRTTLETLSAKEPSDSKKTKRSEEKKSKRISSKSSVESGGFSLQVAAFKEKEKADGLKKSISGKEKNTKAIVKKSRNGYYTVRFGFASSKKEAESFVKLLPVKLRSGAIVVKD; this is encoded by the coding sequence ATGAAAGAAAAAATTTTTTATGTAATCAATCTAGATAATAAGAGAATCCTAATTCTCTCTACGTTTTTAATCGGACTACTCTTCTCTTTCTTTTTCTTAGGAGTTTCGGTCGGTAAAAAACGTGCGGGCGATTCCAACGAAGAATCCTTAACATTAAACGAATTCAAAAATCAGAAAATTCAGGATTCGATACCTTTTTCGGAACCTGGTCAAATTCCCTCCGAAGGCAACAATGTGGTTGCGTCCGCCGAAATCCCCGAGGCGAATGTTAATTCTCCTTCAAACGCGAATTCCCAAGAATCTGTGACCTTTAAAAATATTCCACCTGCTACCGAAGTTGTGGAGTTTAAAAAGCCGGGAGTAATTTCGACTAATGTCGAAAAGGAAAATAGAACTACGCTTGAAACTCTTTCCGCGAAAGAACCGAGTGATTCCAAAAAGACGAAACGAAGCGAGGAAAAAAAATCGAAACGGATTTCCTCCAAGTCTTCAGTCGAATCGGGCGGCTTTTCACTTCAAGTTGCGGCTTTTAAGGAAAAAGAAAAGGCGGATGGATTGAAAAAATCAATTTCTGGAAAAGAGAAAAACACGAAAGCAATCGTCAAAAAATCCAGGAATGGATATTATACGGTGCGATTCGGATTTGCCTCTTCTAAAAAAGAAGCAGAAAGTTTTGTAAAGCTATTACCTGTAAAATTAAGATCCGGAGCCATCGTAGTCAAGGATTGA
- a CDS encoding ankyrin repeat domain-containing protein, with protein MKEEKKSQIENLSVKTGLAPFWKRFLFFRAVQNGNVERVRSYLQDRLNLNRSHGMTPLSLAVRYDQLEIVRILIEYLADPNLPDEKTGLTPLIHSILEDCSSAMISTLIEGGADLDQRDKKGMGPLHYCVNEGKLESLRFLLEKGADPNVRDLDGVTCINLAKSSHGMSEFVELLLKYGADPTIKDKHGKTYLM; from the coding sequence ATGAAGGAAGAGAAGAAATCTCAAATAGAAAATCTTTCCGTAAAAACCGGATTAGCTCCTTTTTGGAAACGTTTTCTTTTTTTTAGAGCTGTTCAAAATGGAAATGTCGAAAGGGTTCGTTCTTATTTGCAAGACAGATTGAATCTAAATCGTTCTCACGGTATGACTCCTCTTTCTCTCGCGGTGAGATACGATCAATTGGAGATTGTTCGTATTCTTATTGAATACCTTGCCGATCCGAATCTTCCCGATGAAAAGACGGGCTTGACTCCGCTCATTCATTCTATTTTGGAAGATTGTTCTTCGGCGATGATATCTACTTTGATCGAAGGTGGTGCCGATCTGGATCAAAGGGACAAGAAGGGAATGGGCCCTTTACATTACTGTGTGAACGAAGGAAAACTGGAATCTTTGCGGTTTCTTCTGGAAAAGGGAGCCGATCCGAATGTGCGGGATTTGGACGGAGTTACTTGTATCAATCTTGCGAAATCTTCTCACGGAATGTCTGAGTTTGTCGAACTTCTTTTAAAGTATGGAGCCGATCCGACGATTAAGGACAAACACGGAAAAACCTATCTGATGTGA
- the coaE gene encoding dephospho-CoA kinase (Dephospho-CoA kinase (CoaE) performs the final step in coenzyme A biosynthesis.) has product MQSSDSGKEAFLVGITGMIGGGKSTVVRILEELGGFGISADHLAKRYTETDSPILPELVELLGKGILDSEGKPDRKKISDIVFNDAEKLARLNRLIHPRVREDFQRILKTQARGKIVFWEVPLLFETDAYTLCKATVAVDSNPEESILRTISRDGLKKEDVLARISNQLPITEKLKRADYIIRNKGNLEALKEECKNLYSTLLEKIL; this is encoded by the coding sequence ATGCAGAGTTCCGACTCCGGTAAAGAGGCCTTTTTGGTTGGGATTACTGGGATGATCGGAGGAGGCAAAAGTACTGTCGTAAGGATTTTGGAAGAATTGGGAGGTTTTGGGATCAGTGCTGATCATTTAGCGAAACGTTATACGGAAACAGACTCTCCTATTCTTCCGGAGCTAGTGGAACTTTTAGGGAAAGGAATTTTGGACTCGGAAGGAAAGCCGGATCGAAAAAAAATTTCCGATATCGTTTTCAACGACGCCGAAAAACTTGCGAGGCTCAATCGTTTGATTCATCCCAGGGTTCGTGAGGATTTTCAAAGAATTTTGAAAACCCAGGCCCGAGGGAAAATTGTGTTTTGGGAAGTTCCCCTTTTGTTCGAGACCGACGCCTATACGCTTTGCAAAGCGACTGTGGCCGTAGACTCCAATCCAGAAGAATCGATTTTGAGGACGATTTCGAGAGATGGGCTTAAAAAAGAAGACGTCTTGGCGAGAATCTCGAATCAACTTCCTATTACGGAAAAACTGAAAAGAGCCGATTATATCATTAGAAACAAAGGAAACTTGGAAGCTCTCAAGGAAGAATGTAAAAATCTTTATTCCACTCTATTGGAAAAAATATTATGA
- the rlmD gene encoding 23S rRNA (uracil(1939)-C(5))-methyltransferase RlmD has protein sequence MKPPMSQSCQHYPECAGCDQLHIGYEKQLQHKQERIEKRFVDFQGLEIRPIVKSPKEQKYRHKVQLPFGHRKIGKKSVLTLGLHNKENTYIIDQKECRIQDADLTTVAAAIRHWARTENVIPYNEKNGSGLLRHIVLRKANASQEILVGIVTNATEVPGRKKLADRLHSYIQQFLYNEKSKAEIVGILQNVNQRNTKVVLGEKETTWYGRHFVKEKIGDLDFQIGLSTFFQVNPFQIENLYDLVLEELPSDSNVVDAYCGIGTISLYVASKSKKVIGLEENPNSIRSAIGAAKANGIVNAAFIKGKVLHSLQAALNEKTDVVILDPPREGLDPETKKILLSSKIHKILYVSCNPETLLRDALILTKVFKYTKMTPVDLFPHTSHLESVSVFTR, from the coding sequence ATGAAACCTCCCATGAGTCAGTCCTGTCAACATTATCCGGAATGCGCCGGTTGTGATCAATTGCATATCGGTTACGAAAAACAACTTCAACACAAGCAGGAAAGGATCGAAAAACGGTTTGTAGATTTCCAAGGACTTGAAATCCGACCGATTGTAAAAAGTCCGAAGGAGCAAAAGTATCGTCATAAGGTTCAACTTCCGTTCGGACATCGTAAGATCGGGAAAAAATCAGTTCTCACTTTAGGACTTCATAACAAAGAGAATACATACATCATTGATCAAAAAGAATGTAGAATTCAAGATGCCGACTTAACTACCGTGGCCGCTGCGATCCGACATTGGGCGCGTACCGAAAATGTCATTCCCTATAATGAGAAAAATGGAAGCGGACTTTTGAGACATATCGTACTCAGAAAGGCGAACGCATCCCAGGAGATATTAGTAGGAATCGTGACGAATGCGACCGAAGTTCCTGGAAGAAAAAAGCTTGCCGACAGATTACATTCTTACATTCAGCAATTCTTATATAATGAGAAGTCGAAAGCTGAGATCGTGGGAATACTGCAAAATGTAAATCAGAGAAATACTAAGGTCGTTTTGGGCGAAAAAGAAACGACTTGGTACGGAAGGCATTTTGTAAAAGAAAAGATCGGTGATCTTGATTTTCAGATCGGACTTTCCACGTTCTTTCAAGTGAATCCGTTTCAGATTGAAAATCTTTACGATCTCGTTTTGGAGGAACTTCCGAGCGATTCGAACGTAGTGGATGCCTATTGTGGGATCGGAACGATCTCCTTATATGTCGCATCCAAATCCAAAAAAGTGATCGGACTGGAAGAGAATCCGAATTCGATCCGTTCCGCAATTGGAGCCGCAAAGGCGAACGGAATCGTAAACGCCGCCTTTATCAAGGGAAAGGTTTTACATTCTTTACAGGCGGCTTTGAACGAAAAAACAGATGTAGTTATTTTGGATCCTCCGAGAGAAGGACTCGACCCTGAGACGAAAAAGATATTATTAAGTTCTAAAATACATAAGATTCTTTACGTTTCTTGCAATCCAGAGACTCTACTAAGGGATGCGCTTATACTTACTAAAGTTTTCAAATATACGAAGATGACTCCGGTGGATTTGTTCCCGCATACGAGTCATCTGGAAAGTGTTTCGGTTTTTACGAGATGA
- a CDS encoding HNH endonuclease, translating to MDSEEPILWISEEELAKQRKIAKDLRKTPWWKKKKGTGICHYCGKKFPPEELTMDHLIPLAKGGKSIKANLVPACKKCNFSKKNKLPFEFDSKKEES from the coding sequence ATGGACTCGGAAGAACCGATACTATGGATCAGTGAGGAAGAACTCGCAAAACAAAGAAAAATCGCAAAGGATCTTCGTAAAACTCCCTGGTGGAAAAAGAAAAAAGGAACCGGGATCTGCCACTATTGCGGAAAAAAATTTCCTCCCGAAGAGCTTACAATGGATCATCTGATTCCTCTTGCAAAAGGAGGAAAGTCTATCAAGGCCAATCTTGTACCTGCATGCAAAAAATGTAATTTCTCTAAAAAGAATAAACTTCCGTTTGAATTCGATTCCAAAAAGGAAGAAAGCTGA
- a CDS encoding FFLEELY motif protein, producing the protein MDQQVLELTRKAVVRATIERLRTTYSDLLVIKGYDGIPDFFEFNLYAPANKEERDNALENLYEKLKTVAGKSMTESIHQIILLNRLTDSLDYDTAKVVIENNLMEDGQISRNNLYAAMGEANRFNERRTQIQMVGNTLRFFFSLSKLPMIKLVLAPIKVAASMVGATSLMRTMEAGYELSSKIKDLDPFIDAFLDREIRLIATLEKGNSVVESVN; encoded by the coding sequence ATGGATCAACAGGTGTTAGAACTAACACGTAAAGCGGTAGTTCGTGCGACTATTGAAAGGCTTCGCACAACTTATTCGGACCTTCTCGTTATTAAAGGATATGATGGGATTCCGGATTTTTTCGAATTTAATTTATATGCTCCCGCGAACAAAGAAGAAAGAGATAACGCTTTAGAAAATCTTTATGAGAAGCTAAAAACGGTCGCGGGTAAGTCCATGACCGAAAGCATTCATCAGATTATTCTTCTGAATCGTCTAACGGACTCTTTAGACTACGACACTGCCAAGGTCGTGATCGAAAATAATCTTATGGAAGATGGTCAAATCTCCAGAAATAACCTTTATGCTGCGATGGGTGAGGCGAATCGTTTTAACGAAAGAAGAACCCAAATCCAAATGGTAGGCAATACGCTTAGATTCTTTTTTTCCCTTTCCAAACTTCCTATGATCAAACTCGTACTGGCTCCGATTAAGGTGGCCGCGTCCATGGTGGGGGCTACTTCTCTTATGAGAACGATGGAAGCGGGTTACGAGTTATCGAGTAAAATTAAGGACCTTGATCCTTTTATTGATGCGTTTTTAGATAGAGAGATTCGTCTGATTGCAACTTTGGAAAAAGGCAATTCGGTTGTAGAATCTGTCAATTAA
- a CDS encoding LIC_12936 family protein, translated as MKEKLFYFLILISAFAGILGQEFEPDGKMKILPYERGQIKDLEVLGKDIAEFHKRIEGRLAFLNKKNKIQNNLYSQFIPAYEDQIPQSRNRYMLDLRFVLKISGASTENSPLKLESIVFWSRKSLISKMRPQYEEISILKNEKIKNEGPESIELVVRKKTDAGTKETVYNVATIREPAQRVKLVRIYRTNLLEIIRRIDKYVEGNIRTDAEDVETTLKAVENGGPYQENLPKD; from the coding sequence ATGAAAGAAAAATTATTTTATTTCCTGATTTTAATTTCTGCCTTTGCCGGTATTTTGGGCCAAGAGTTCGAACCGGATGGTAAAATGAAAATCCTACCCTACGAACGGGGACAAATTAAGGACCTGGAAGTATTAGGAAAAGATATTGCGGAGTTTCACAAGAGAATAGAAGGTCGTCTCGCCTTTCTAAACAAAAAAAATAAAATACAAAATAATCTTTATAGTCAATTTATTCCCGCGTACGAAGATCAGATTCCTCAAAGTAGAAATCGTTATATGCTAGATCTCAGATTCGTATTGAAAATTTCGGGGGCGAGCACGGAAAATTCTCCCTTGAAATTGGAATCAATCGTGTTTTGGAGTAGAAAATCATTAATTTCCAAAATGCGTCCTCAATATGAAGAGATCAGTATTCTGAAAAACGAAAAGATCAAGAACGAAGGACCAGAATCCATCGAATTGGTCGTGAGAAAAAAAACGGATGCAGGTACGAAAGAAACGGTTTATAACGTAGCTACGATTCGAGAGCCTGCACAAAGGGTAAAACTCGTTCGAATTTATAGAACCAATCTACTGGAAATCATCCGTCGAATCGATAAGTATGTGGAAGGAAACATTAGAACTGACGCGGAAGATGTGGAAACCACGCTCAAAGCAGTGGAAAACGGCGGGCCTTATCAGGAGAACCTTCCCAAGGATTAA
- a CDS encoding LIC10729 family protein: protein MVWHRLILVFFCFTFTNTEFLQSKENPKFKKFINFNHQGESGEPLHAEDFRTYDELSTWAIHNGMQLERDRPDWAPGAGTDRLQDGLCRMIPEEGLRFYLTADPFRNESLYVQLDLTHFTYTERPRGIKPRELKVYMNGVLKTTVRFPGSNTYSSQFPVRFRVDPGELIEGRMDFRLLPNAGEIGRFWGIWDVLYISSAPYS from the coding sequence ATGGTTTGGCACCGATTAATACTCGTTTTTTTCTGTTTTACTTTTACCAATACGGAATTTCTCCAATCGAAAGAAAATCCGAAATTTAAAAAATTCATCAACTTTAATCATCAGGGTGAGAGTGGGGAGCCTCTCCATGCTGAGGATTTTAGAACTTACGACGAGCTTTCCACTTGGGCGATTCACAATGGAATGCAACTAGAAAGAGATCGACCAGATTGGGCGCCGGGTGCGGGAACCGACAGGCTTCAAGACGGACTTTGCAGGATGATTCCGGAGGAGGGACTTCGTTTTTATCTGACTGCAGATCCTTTTAGAAACGAGTCACTTTATGTTCAATTGGATCTAACGCACTTTACGTATACTGAAAGACCTAGGGGTATAAAACCAAGGGAATTGAAAGTGTATATGAATGGAGTTTTAAAAACGACGGTACGGTTTCCAGGAAGTAATACGTATTCTTCCCAGTTTCCGGTACGGTTTCGTGTGGATCCTGGAGAATTGATTGAAGGCAGAATGGATTTTAGACTTCTTCCGAATGCGGGAGAGATTGGTCGCTTTTGGGGAATCTGGGATGTTTTATATATATCGAGCGCCCCCTATTCTTAG